A single window of Mycolicibacterium madagascariense DNA harbors:
- the efp gene encoding elongation factor P has translation MASTADFKNGLVLQIDGQLWQITEFQHVKPGKGPAFVRTKLKNVLSGKVVDKTYNAGVKVETATVDRRDTTYLYRDGSDFVFMDAEDYEQHALPESLVGDAANFLLEGMPVQVAFHDGAPLYIELPVTVELLVASTEPGLQGDRSSAGTKPATMETGAQINVPLFINTGDKLKVDSRDGSYLGRVNA, from the coding sequence GTGGCATCGACCGCCGACTTCAAGAATGGGCTCGTCCTGCAGATCGACGGCCAACTGTGGCAGATCACCGAATTCCAGCACGTCAAGCCGGGCAAGGGCCCCGCGTTCGTGCGCACCAAGCTCAAGAACGTGCTGTCCGGCAAGGTCGTCGACAAGACCTACAACGCCGGGGTGAAGGTGGAGACCGCCACCGTCGACCGCCGCGACACCACCTACCTGTACCGCGACGGCAGCGACTTCGTGTTCATGGACGCCGAGGACTACGAGCAGCATGCGCTGCCCGAGTCGCTCGTCGGCGATGCGGCGAACTTCCTGCTCGAGGGCATGCCGGTCCAGGTGGCGTTCCACGACGGGGCGCCGCTCTACATCGAGCTTCCCGTCACCGTCGAATTGCTCGTCGCCAGCACCGAACCGGGCCTGCAGGGCGATCGCTCAAGCGCGGGCACCAAGCCCGCCACCATGGAGACGGGCGCGCAGATCAACGTGCCGCTGTTCATCAACACCGGCGACAAACTGAAGGTGGACTCTCGCGACGGGAGTTACCTCGGTCGCGTCAATGCCTGA
- the carA gene encoding glutamine-hydrolyzing carbamoyl-phosphate synthase small subunit, producing the protein MSGQKAVLVLDDGRVFTGTAFGAVGQTLGEAVFSTGMSGYQETLTDPSYHGQIVVATAPQIGNTGWNGEDGESRSDKIWVAGYAVRDPSPRASNWRSTGSLEDELVRQGIVGIAGIDTRAVVRHLRTVGSMKAGVFSGDALAEVDELLARVRAQPSMLGADLAGEVSTTAAYVVEPVGEQRFTVAALDLGIKTNTPRNFALRGIRSHVLPSSATFDQVAELQPDGVFLSNGPGDPATADHVVAVTQEVLAAGIPLFGICFGNQILGRALGRSTYKMTFGHRGINVPVIDHVTRRVAITAQNHGFALEGEAGEEFDTPFGRAVVSHTCANDGVVEGIALRDGRAFSVQYHPEAAAGPHDANYLFDQFVDLMGEGK; encoded by the coding sequence ATGAGCGGGCAGAAGGCGGTCCTGGTCCTCGACGACGGACGGGTGTTCACCGGCACCGCGTTCGGTGCGGTGGGGCAGACGCTGGGCGAGGCGGTGTTCTCCACCGGCATGTCCGGCTACCAGGAGACGCTCACCGATCCGAGCTACCACGGGCAGATCGTCGTCGCGACGGCGCCGCAGATCGGCAACACCGGCTGGAACGGTGAGGACGGCGAGAGCCGCAGCGACAAGATCTGGGTCGCCGGGTACGCCGTGCGCGACCCGTCGCCGCGCGCCTCGAACTGGCGCTCCACCGGCAGCCTGGAAGACGAGCTGGTCCGGCAGGGCATCGTCGGCATCGCGGGCATCGACACCCGCGCCGTCGTGCGGCACCTGCGCACGGTGGGGTCGATGAAGGCCGGGGTGTTCTCCGGTGACGCGCTGGCCGAGGTCGACGAACTGCTGGCCAGGGTGCGCGCCCAGCCCTCGATGCTGGGTGCCGACCTCGCCGGCGAGGTGAGCACCACGGCCGCCTACGTCGTGGAACCCGTTGGCGAGCAACGCTTCACGGTCGCGGCGCTGGATCTGGGCATCAAGACCAACACGCCGAGGAACTTCGCGCTGCGGGGCATCCGCAGTCACGTGTTGCCGTCGAGCGCGACGTTCGACCAGGTCGCCGAACTCCAGCCCGACGGAGTGTTCCTCTCCAACGGCCCCGGTGACCCGGCGACCGCCGACCACGTCGTCGCGGTGACCCAGGAGGTCCTCGCGGCGGGCATCCCGCTGTTCGGCATCTGCTTCGGCAATCAGATCCTCGGGCGTGCGCTGGGCCGCTCGACCTACAAGATGACCTTCGGCCACCGCGGCATCAACGTGCCGGTCATCGACCACGTCACGCGTCGCGTCGCGATCACGGCCCAGAACCACGGGTTCGCGCTCGAGGGCGAAGCGGGCGAGGAGTTCGACACGCCGTTCGGCCGCGCCGTCGTCAGCCACACCTGTGCCAACGACGGCGTCGTCGAGGGCATCGCACTGCGTGATGGAAGGGCGTTCTCCGTGCAGTACCACCCCGAGGCGGCGGCGGGGCCGCACGACGCCAACTATCTGTTCGATCAGTTCGTCGACCTGATGGGGGAGGGGAAGTAA
- a CDS encoding aspartate carbamoyltransferase catalytic subunit yields the protein MSRHLLSAADLSRDEATAILDDADRFSQALLGREVKKLPTLRGRTVITMFYENSTRTRVSFEVAGKWMSADVINVSSSGSSVAKGESLRDTALTLRAAGADALIIRHPASGAAQQLAEWTREGVDGGGGPSVINAGDGTHEHPTQALLDALTIRQRLGSVEGRRVLIVGDVLHSRVARSNVLLLATLGAEVVLVAPPTLLPVGVADWPVTVSHDLDAELPGADAVLMLRVQAERMNGGFFPSAREYSVLYGLSEKRSALLPSHGVVLHPGPMLRGMEIASSVADSPQSAVLQQVSNGVHVRMAVLFHLLVGSGAEVNA from the coding sequence ATGAGCCGACACCTCCTGTCCGCCGCCGACCTCTCCCGTGACGAGGCGACGGCGATCCTCGACGACGCGGACAGATTCAGCCAGGCCCTGCTCGGCCGCGAGGTCAAGAAGCTCCCCACCCTGCGCGGACGCACCGTCATCACGATGTTCTACGAGAACTCGACCCGCACCCGGGTGTCGTTCGAGGTGGCGGGCAAGTGGATGAGCGCCGACGTCATCAACGTCAGCTCGTCGGGTTCCTCGGTGGCGAAGGGGGAGTCCCTGCGCGACACCGCGCTGACCCTGCGCGCCGCCGGCGCCGACGCGCTGATCATTCGGCACCCGGCTTCCGGTGCGGCACAACAGCTTGCGGAGTGGACGCGGGAGGGCGTCGACGGCGGCGGCGGGCCCAGCGTGATCAACGCCGGTGACGGCACGCACGAGCACCCGACGCAGGCGTTGCTCGACGCGCTGACCATCCGTCAGCGACTCGGCTCGGTCGAGGGCAGACGCGTGCTGATCGTCGGCGACGTCCTGCACAGCCGCGTCGCACGCTCCAACGTGCTGCTGCTGGCCACCCTCGGCGCCGAGGTGGTGCTGGTGGCGCCGCCGACGCTGCTGCCCGTGGGCGTGGCCGACTGGCCGGTGACGGTCTCTCACGACCTCGACGCCGAACTCCCCGGCGCCGACGCCGTGCTGATGCTGCGCGTGCAGGCCGAACGCATGAACGGCGGGTTCTTTCCGTCGGCGCGGGAGTACTCGGTGCTCTACGGGCTCTCCGAGAAGAGGTCGGCGCTGCTGCCGTCGCACGGGGTGGTGCTGCATCCGGGGCCGATGCTCCGCGGCATGGAGATCGCGTCGTCGGTCGCGGACTCCCCGCAATCGGCTGTGCTGCAACAGGTTTCCAATGGTGTCCACGTGCGGATGGCCGTGCTGTTCCATCTGCTCGTCGGCTCGGGTGCAGAGGTGAACGCGTGA
- a CDS encoding dihydroorotase — MTVLIRGVRLYGEGDAVDVVVDDGQIAAIGPDLDGPDDAETIDARGKILLPGFVDLHTHLREPGREYAEDIETGSAAAALGGYTAVFAMANTDPVADSPVVTDHVWHRGQQVGLVDVHPVGAVTVGLKGTQLTEMGLMAAGVGRVRMFSDDGVCVDDPLIMRRALEYASGLGVLIAQHAEEPRLTVNAVAHEGPNAAKLGLAGWPRSAEESIVARDAILARDAGARVHICHASTAGTVELVRWAKEQGISITAEVTPHHLLLDDARLSSYDGRNRVNPPLREASDAVALRQALADGVIDCVATDHAPHAAHEKTCEFAVARPGMLGLQTALSVVVETMVRPGAMTWRDVARVMSEAPARIVGLPDHGRPLEVGEPANLTVVDPDGTWTVSGADLASRSDNTPYEAMTLPAVVTLTMLRGKVTARDGISPARAGAATRGDS; from the coding sequence GTGACGGTCCTGATCAGGGGAGTGCGGCTCTACGGGGAGGGCGACGCGGTCGACGTGGTGGTCGACGACGGCCAGATCGCCGCCATCGGCCCCGATCTCGACGGCCCGGACGACGCCGAGACCATCGACGCCCGCGGCAAGATCCTGCTGCCCGGCTTCGTCGACCTGCACACCCATCTGCGCGAGCCCGGCCGCGAATACGCCGAGGACATCGAAACCGGTTCTGCGGCAGCGGCTCTCGGCGGGTACACCGCGGTGTTCGCGATGGCCAACACCGACCCCGTCGCCGACAGCCCCGTCGTCACCGACCACGTGTGGCACCGCGGCCAGCAGGTCGGGCTGGTCGACGTGCATCCGGTCGGCGCCGTCACCGTGGGGCTCAAGGGCACTCAGCTCACCGAGATGGGCCTGATGGCCGCCGGTGTCGGCAGGGTGCGGATGTTCTCCGACGACGGGGTCTGCGTCGACGATCCGCTGATCATGCGCCGGGCGCTGGAGTACGCGAGCGGCCTCGGCGTCCTCATCGCCCAGCACGCCGAGGAGCCCCGGCTCACGGTGAATGCCGTTGCGCACGAAGGTCCGAACGCGGCGAAGCTAGGACTGGCGGGGTGGCCGCGGTCGGCCGAGGAGTCGATCGTCGCGCGTGACGCGATCCTCGCCCGCGACGCCGGGGCGCGCGTGCACATCTGCCATGCCTCCACCGCAGGTACCGTCGAACTCGTCAGATGGGCCAAGGAGCAAGGCATTTCGATCACCGCGGAAGTGACACCGCACCATCTGCTGCTCGACGACGCCCGGCTCTCCTCCTACGACGGACGCAACCGCGTCAACCCGCCGCTGCGCGAGGCCAGTGACGCGGTGGCCCTGCGGCAGGCCCTCGCCGACGGCGTGATCGACTGCGTCGCCACGGATCACGCCCCCCACGCCGCGCACGAGAAGACCTGCGAGTTCGCCGTCGCGCGGCCGGGCATGCTGGGCCTGCAGACGGCGCTGTCGGTCGTCGTCGAGACCATGGTGCGGCCGGGTGCGATGACGTGGCGCGACGTCGCCCGCGTCATGAGCGAGGCGCCCGCCCGCATCGTCGGACTGCCCGACCACGGCAGGCCGCTCGAGGTCGGCGAACCGGCCAACCTCACCGTCGTCGACCCCGATGGGACGTGGACGGTGAGCGGGGCCGACCTCGCCAGCCGATCGGACAACACGCCCTACGAGGCGATGACCCTGCCCGCCGTCGTGACGTTGACGATGCTGCGCGGCAAGGTCACTGCGCGCGACGGCATCTCACCGGCGCGCGCGGGCGCGGCCACCCGGGGGGACTCGTGA
- a CDS encoding serine hydrolase domain-containing protein: MNLDGNQASIREAIDAGLLAGAVTMVWQDGKVLQVNELGHRDVHAGLPMQRDTIFRIASMTKPVTVAAAMSMVEEGAFALTDPVTRWLPELADVRVLADPSGPLDATVPLRRPITFDDLMTHRSGLAYAFSVGQPLSRAYGALRFRQDQDQWLADVAKLPLAHQPGERLTYSHSTDVLGIALSRIAGQPLADVLAQRVLGPLGMSDTGFAVSQEGRRRTATMYQIDETGTLRDDVMGPAPVTLPTFCTGGAGLWSTADDYLAFARMLLAGGTLDGVRVLSEESVRLMRTDRLTPEQKTFPFLGMPFWRGRGFGLNLSVVTEPAQSRQLYGPGGLGTFSWPGAYGTWWQADPSADLVMLYLIQNLPDLSSDAAAAAVAGNTSLAKLQAAQPRFVRRTYQALDL, from the coding sequence GTGAACCTCGACGGCAATCAGGCGTCCATTCGCGAGGCCATCGACGCGGGCCTGCTGGCGGGCGCGGTGACGATGGTGTGGCAGGACGGCAAAGTCCTGCAGGTCAACGAACTCGGCCACCGCGACGTCCACGCCGGCCTGCCGATGCAGCGCGACACGATCTTCCGGATCGCGTCGATGACCAAGCCGGTGACCGTGGCCGCGGCGATGTCGATGGTCGAGGAGGGCGCGTTCGCGCTGACCGATCCGGTCACGCGGTGGCTGCCCGAGCTGGCCGACGTCCGCGTCCTGGCCGACCCGTCGGGGCCGCTGGACGCCACCGTGCCGCTGCGCAGGCCGATCACGTTCGACGATCTGATGACCCACCGCAGCGGGTTGGCGTACGCGTTCTCGGTGGGCCAACCGCTGAGCCGCGCGTACGGCGCGCTGAGATTCCGCCAGGACCAGGACCAGTGGCTGGCCGACGTGGCGAAGTTACCGCTGGCCCATCAGCCCGGCGAGCGGCTGACCTACAGCCACTCGACCGACGTCCTGGGCATCGCGCTGTCCAGGATCGCGGGCCAACCGCTGGCCGACGTGCTGGCGCAGCGCGTGCTCGGCCCACTGGGCATGTCCGACACCGGTTTCGCGGTGAGCCAGGAGGGTCGCCGACGCACGGCGACGATGTATCAGATCGACGAGACCGGCACGCTGCGCGACGACGTGATGGGTCCCGCCCCGGTGACGCTGCCGACGTTCTGCACGGGCGGGGCCGGGCTGTGGTCGACCGCCGACGACTACCTCGCCTTCGCCAGGATGCTGCTCGCCGGTGGCACGCTCGACGGCGTGCGGGTGCTGTCCGAGGAATCGGTGCGGCTGATGCGCACCGACCGGCTGACCCCCGAGCAGAAGACGTTCCCCTTCCTGGGCATGCCGTTCTGGCGGGGTCGCGGCTTCGGCCTGAACCTGTCGGTGGTGACTGAACCGGCGCAGTCGCGTCAGCTGTACGGCCCCGGCGGACTCGGCACGTTCAGCTGGCCCGGCGCCTACGGCACCTGGTGGCAGGCCGACCCGTCGGCCGACCTCGTCATGCTCTACCTCATCCAGAATCTGCCCGACCTCAGCTCGGACGCGGCCGCCGCGGCGGTGGCGGGCAACACGTCGCTGGCGAAGTTGCAGGCCGCGCAGCCCCGGTTCGTCCGTCGGACGTATCAGGCGCTCGATCTCTAG
- a CDS encoding aminopeptidase P family protein: protein MTISQRRARLRRRLVAAGLDALLITDLVNVRYLVGFTGSNAALLIRADDDTPVLATDSRYLTQAAQQSPDAELLIERACGPHLAATAAAVGVRRLGFESHVVTVDGHARLVAAAEGVELVAAPGLVEALREVKDAGEIALLRLACEAADAALADLVAAGGLRPGRTEREVGRDLESRMLDHGADGVSFETIVAAGAHSAIPHHRPTDAVLAAGDFVKIDFGALVAGYHSDMTRTFVLSPIADWQRDVYDLVATAQRLGREALAPGVSLSGVDGASRQVIADAGLAENFGHGLGHGVGLQIHEAPGISASSAGTLLAGSAVTVEPGVYLPGRGGVRIEDTLVVGSDDAPAPELLTRFPKELAIL, encoded by the coding sequence GTGACGATTTCCCAGCGTAGAGCGCGCCTGCGTCGCAGACTCGTCGCGGCCGGGCTCGACGCCCTCCTGATAACGGACCTGGTCAACGTGCGTTATCTCGTCGGTTTCACCGGCTCGAACGCCGCACTGCTGATTCGCGCCGACGACGACACACCGGTGCTCGCGACCGACAGTCGGTACCTGACCCAGGCCGCGCAGCAGTCGCCCGACGCCGAGCTCCTCATTGAACGCGCCTGCGGGCCGCACCTGGCGGCCACCGCGGCCGCCGTCGGGGTCCGGCGCCTGGGGTTCGAGAGCCACGTCGTGACGGTCGACGGTCACGCCCGTCTGGTGGCGGCCGCCGAGGGCGTCGAGCTGGTCGCCGCACCCGGGCTGGTGGAGGCGCTGCGCGAGGTCAAGGATGCCGGTGAGATCGCCCTGCTGCGGCTGGCGTGCGAGGCCGCCGACGCCGCACTGGCCGACCTGGTCGCCGCAGGCGGACTGCGGCCGGGCCGGACCGAGCGGGAGGTCGGCCGCGACCTGGAGTCCAGGATGCTCGACCACGGCGCGGACGGGGTGTCGTTCGAGACGATCGTGGCCGCCGGCGCCCATTCCGCGATACCGCATCACCGCCCGACCGACGCCGTGCTCGCCGCCGGGGACTTCGTCAAGATCGACTTCGGGGCGCTGGTCGCGGGATACCACTCCGACATGACGCGCACGTTCGTGCTGTCGCCCATCGCCGACTGGCAGCGCGACGTCTACGACCTGGTCGCGACCGCCCAGCGGCTGGGCCGCGAAGCCCTCGCACCGGGGGTGTCGCTGTCCGGGGTGGACGGGGCGTCGCGCCAGGTCATCGCTGATGCGGGCCTGGCCGAGAACTTCGGGCACGGCCTTGGGCACGGGGTCGGTCTGCAGATCCACGAAGCGCCGGGGATCAGCGCGTCCTCCGCCGGTACACTGCTTGCTGGCTCTGCGGTGACCGTGGAGCCCGGTGTCTATCTGCCCGGCCGCGGCGGTGTCCGTATCGAGGACACGCTGGTCGTCGGCAGTGACGATGCACCCGCACCCGAGTTGCTGACCCGGTTCCCGAAGGAACTGGCGATTCTCTAG
- the pyrR gene encoding bifunctional pyr operon transcriptional regulator/uracil phosphoribosyltransferase PyrR, with amino-acid sequence MAAPSPDRELMSAADVSRTISRIAHQIIEKTALDGADAPRVVLLGIPTRGVTLAARLARHVTEFSSVPVLAGALDVTLYRDDLNFKPPRPLADTSIPEGGVDDAIVVLVDDVLYSGRTVRAALDALRDEGRPRAVQLAALVDRGHRELPFRADYVGKNVPTSRTDNIKVLLTEHDGRDGVLIASHGGPKR; translated from the coding sequence GTGGCTGCTCCCAGCCCCGACCGGGAATTGATGTCCGCCGCAGACGTGAGCCGGACCATCTCCCGCATCGCTCATCAGATCATCGAGAAGACCGCGCTCGACGGCGCCGATGCGCCGCGCGTCGTCCTGCTCGGCATCCCCACCCGCGGGGTCACGCTGGCCGCGCGGTTGGCCCGCCACGTCACCGAGTTCTCATCGGTGCCCGTGCTCGCCGGAGCCCTCGACGTCACGCTCTACCGCGACGACCTCAACTTCAAGCCACCCCGACCGCTCGCCGACACGTCGATCCCCGAGGGCGGCGTCGACGACGCGATCGTCGTCCTCGTCGACGACGTGCTGTACTCGGGCCGCACCGTGCGCGCCGCCCTGGACGCGCTCCGCGACGAGGGCAGGCCGCGGGCCGTGCAGCTGGCCGCGCTGGTGGACCGGGGTCATCGCGAACTGCCGTTCCGTGCCGACTACGTGGGCAAGAACGTGCCCACCTCGCGCACCGACAACATCAAGGTGCTGCTGACCGAGCACGACGGCCGCGACGGGGTCTTGATCGCCTCCCACGGGGGGCCGAAGCGATGA
- a CDS encoding PH-like domain-containing protein translates to MNTPTLIASFVMAAVVALLIAFFIRQMMRGWLHRAQRQASLIGALPPLPDTVGPAIVGATKGLYVGSTLAPSWQDRIAVGDLGFRCKAVLTRYPEGIMLQRSGAGPIWIPDESITAIRTERGIAGKALTHDGILAIRWRLPSGTEIDTGFRGDDRRELANWVEEAV, encoded by the coding sequence GTGAACACCCCCACGCTGATCGCGTCGTTCGTCATGGCGGCCGTGGTGGCCCTGCTGATCGCGTTCTTCATCCGCCAGATGATGCGCGGCTGGCTGCACCGGGCTCAGCGCCAGGCGTCGTTGATCGGCGCGCTGCCCCCGCTGCCGGACACCGTCGGACCGGCCATCGTCGGGGCCACCAAGGGCCTCTACGTGGGCAGTACGCTCGCGCCGAGCTGGCAGGACCGCATCGCGGTCGGTGACCTCGGCTTCCGGTGCAAGGCGGTGCTCACCCGCTATCCCGAGGGAATCATGCTGCAGCGCAGCGGGGCTGGGCCCATCTGGATTCCCGACGAGTCCATCACCGCGATCCGCACGGAGCGCGGCATCGCCGGCAAGGCACTGACCCACGACGGCATCCTGGCGATCCGCTGGAGGCTGCCGTCGGGCACGGAGATCGACACCGGGTTCCGCGGCGACGATCGTCGCGAACTCGCCAACTGGGTGGAGGAGGCCGTATGA
- a CDS encoding SDR family NAD(P)-dependent oxidoreductase, producing MNHGTASSAGNVVIVLDGDTEAGQSLARRLLAEGRRVAVVVRHAADGVAVLHGQSYDRVMVIAADADDRAQWSRVTERVRDRFGRIDTVVRAQDAALRLPA from the coding sequence ATGAACCACGGAACCGCTTCCAGCGCAGGCAATGTCGTCATCGTGCTCGACGGGGACACCGAGGCGGGCCAGTCGCTCGCCCGGCGCCTGCTCGCCGAGGGACGCCGCGTCGCCGTCGTGGTGCGGCATGCCGCCGACGGGGTCGCGGTGCTGCACGGGCAGTCCTACGACCGCGTCATGGTGATCGCCGCCGACGCCGACGACCGCGCGCAGTGGAGCCGCGTCACCGAGCGCGTGCGGGACCGGTTCGGGCGCATCGACACCGTGGTGCGGGCGCAGGACGCGGCTCTGCGCCTGCCGGCCTAG
- the nusB gene encoding transcription antitermination factor NusB, producing MSDRRGDRGRHQARKRAVDLLFEAEARGLTPAEVADGRSTLAQGDSEVSTLNPYTVTVARGVTEHAAHVDDLISTHLQGWTLDRLPAVDRAVLRVAVWELLYAEDVPEPVAVDEAVELAKSLSTDESPGFVNGVLGQVMLVTPQIRAAAAAVRGTGEDV from the coding sequence ATGAGTGACCGTCGCGGCGACCGGGGCCGCCACCAGGCCCGCAAGCGGGCCGTCGACCTGCTGTTCGAGGCCGAGGCGCGCGGGCTGACCCCCGCCGAGGTGGCCGACGGCCGATCGACGTTGGCGCAGGGCGACTCCGAGGTGTCGACCCTCAACCCGTACACGGTCACCGTTGCGCGCGGCGTCACCGAGCACGCCGCCCATGTCGACGACCTGATCTCCACCCATCTGCAGGGGTGGACGCTGGACCGCCTGCCCGCCGTCGACCGTGCGGTGCTGCGGGTTGCGGTGTGGGAGTTGCTCTACGCCGAGGACGTCCCCGAACCCGTCGCCGTCGACGAGGCCGTGGAACTGGCCAAGAGTCTGTCGACCGACGAGTCGCCGGGCTTCGTCAACGGCGTGCTCGGTCAGGTCATGCTGGTGACGCCGCAGATCCGCGCGGCCGCGGCCGCCGTCCGGGGCACGGGCGAGGACGTCTGA